The following coding sequences lie in one Trichoderma breve strain T069 chromosome 1, whole genome shotgun sequence genomic window:
- a CDS encoding eukaryotic elongation factor 5A hypusine, DNA-binding OB fold domain-containing protein: MSEEHDVTFESADAGASLTYPMQCSALRKNGFVVIKGRPCKIVDMSTSKTGKHGHAKVHLVALDIFTGKKYEDLSPSTHNMDVPNVTRREYQLLDISDDGFLSLMNDDGDTKDDVRMPDGEIGEKINKLFKVDEKDTNVVVLTSMGEEAAIEAKEAPKQG, encoded by the exons ATGTCTGAGGAG CATGATGTTACCTTCGAGTCCGCCGACGCCGGCGCGTCTCTCACCTACCCCATGCAGTGCTCTGCTCTGCGCAAGAACGGCTTCGTCGTGATCAAGGGTCGCCCGTGCAAGATCGTCGACATGTCCACCTCCAAGACCGGCAAGCACGGTCACGCCAAGGTCCACCTTGTCGCCCTTGACATCTTCACCGGCAAGAAGTACGAAGATCTCTCTCCTTCTACCCACAACATGGATGTCCCCAACGTCACCCGTCGTGAGTACCAGCTG CTCGACATCTCTGACGATGGTTTCCTCTCCCTCATGAACGACGACGGTGACACCAAGGATGATGTCCGCATGCCCGACGGCGAGATTGGTGAGAAGATCAACAAGCTCTTCAAGGTTGATGAGAAGGACACCA ACGTTGTTGTCCTTACCTCCATGGGTGAGGAGGCCGCCAttgaggccaaggaggctcCCAAGCAGGGTTAA
- a CDS encoding zinc-finger of RNA-polymerase i-specific TFIIB, rrn7 domain-containing protein → MEGPGEVRRMPRGERCPECGSQRWYLQDGLRFCARGHQIEGFIQFDLGDIEDSGKMGAVSRREKAPRDRGKRAPTLTGQAGRDLYLEALQLIIRSQVAWLINEKGHREELETVVRDLWDLRIRGSNSGIGDDAQGDDEDLAVFSSQPSQDSSSSKWHPQSRKQSWDPELGLRWPLPRVPDTLAICYLGCVLLRIPTHLGEIIRWARSGSISYKKCYQHLPQEMRDRMPASYIRVLKLPFRSSIEGDEIHRVVMDLVLSYDFNYSLVFPEINHVPQLIQFAKELALPIDAIIAARKLASLLGYQFRFPTEKLSNPRLDYPEIRLMALLIVATKLYFPLADTTSLSRLQNANFLQIPTLDWERWRQGRSNLPTQRDTKTTKFDFNKVTPSQVVSMEEDELDAYFAHVSSLIDTTSDNPITKFFPVEESSASTSQLEDISTKDIDDAAKNLLNQTLEYNRFNPAKSENTLPSMPRYEAFRNIDHLSETATELYRAAGLVVGASLETMTDAIYRIERTMVVWQNKNRA, encoded by the exons ATGGAAGGGCCAGGAGAAGTCCGGAGAATGCCCCGAGGCGAAAGATGCCCCGAATGTGGTAGCCAGAGATGGTACCTGCAAGATGGGCTGAGATTTTGCGCTCGGGGCCATCAAATCGAA GGGTTTATCCAATTTGATCTTGGTGACATTGAAGACTCTGGTAAAATGGGAGCCGTATCTCGGCGTGAAAAGGCCCCGAGAGACAGAGGGAAGAGGGCGCCTACACTGACAGGCCAGGCTGGCAGGGATCTCTACCTTGAGGCTCTCCAATTGATTATTAGAAGCCAAGTAGCATGGCTCATCAATGAAAAGGGCCacagagaagagctggaaacTGTCGTTCGCGATTTGTGGGATCTGCGAATCAGAGGGTCAAATTCTGGTATCGGTGACGATGCCCAGGGAGACGACGAAGACTTGGCAGTTTTTAGCTCTCAGCCCTCTCAGgattcatcgtcatcaaaaTGGCATCCTCAATCCAGGAAGCAGAGCTGGGATCCCGAGCTGGGCTTACGATGGCCGTTGCCACGCGTTCCCGATACACTCGCAATCTGCTATTTGGGCTGCGTCCTCTTGAGGATACCAACTCACCTTGGTGAAATCATCCGATGGGCCAGGAGCGGTAGCATTTCGTACAAAAAATGC TATCAACATCTGCCCCAGGAAATGCGAGATCGAATGCCCGCCTCGTATATCAGGGTCTTGAAGCTACCATTCCGATCTTCTATAGAAGGAGACGAGATACACAGAGTCGTCATGGACTTGGTACTCTCATACGACTTCAACTACAGTCTTGTCTTTCCAGAGATTAATCACGTTCCGCAGCTGATACAATTTGCAAAAGAGCTTGCGCTGCCCA tcgatgccatcatcgcGGCCCGAAAGTTGGCGTCCCTCTTAGGATATCAATTCCGCTTCCCGACAGAGAAGCTTTCAAACCCCAGGTTGGATTATCCAGAGATACGTCTAATGGCCCTACTCATTGTTGCCACCAAACTATATTTTCCCCTTGCCGATACTACTTCATTATCCCGACTTCAAAATGCCAATTTCCTCCAGATACCTACACTTGACTGGGAGAGATGGCGACAGGGCAGAAGCAACTTGCCAACACAACGCGATACGAAGACTACCAAGTTTGACTTTAATAAAGTCACTCCTAGCCAGGTGGTCTCtatggaagaggacgaaCTTGACGCATATTTTGCTCACGTCTCCAGTCTCATTGACACGACTA GCGATAATCCAATTACGAAATTCTTTCCGGTAGAAGAATCGTCGGCTAGCACAAGCCAATTAGAGGATATTTCTACCAAGGACATAGATGACGCCGCCAAAAATTTACTGAATCAAACTCTCGAATACAATCGATTCAATCCAGCCAAATCAGAAAACACGTTGCCGTCGATGCCAAGATATGAAGCGTTTCGCAATATTGACCACCTCTCTGAAACCGCAACAGAGCTTTATAGAGCGGCGG GCTTGGTCGTAGGGGCCTCTCTTGAAACCATGACAGACGCTATTTACAGAATTGAACGTACCATGGTTGTCTGGCAGAATAAAAATCGGGCATGA